The nucleotide window CTGAAATCTTCCATCACCTGAAAGACGTGCTCAAGAAGCAGGGCTTCAGCACGAACGTGGGCGACGAAGGCGGCTTTGCCCCCAACATCAAGAGCAACGAAGACGCCATCAAGATTGTCATCCAGGCCATCGAGAAGGCCGGCTACAAGCCCGGCGACGACGTGATGATTGCCATGGATGCGGCCGTGTCGGAGTTCTACGAGGATGGTCACTACCACTTCAAGAAAAGCACCGGCGACAAGCTCACGTCCTCGGAAATGGTGTCGTACTGGACCGACTGGACGAAGAAATACCCCATCATCAGCATTGAGGATGGCATGGATGAGGACGACTGGACCGGCTGGAAGGCCCTCACCGACAGCATCGGCAGCACCACCCAGCTGGTAGGCGACGACCTGTTCGTGACCAACGTAAACCGCCTGCAGCGCGGCATCGATGAGAAGATTGCCAACGCCATCCTCATCAAGGTAAACCAGATTGGTACGCTGTCGGAAACCATTGACGCCATCAACCTGGGCCGCCGCAACGGCTACAAGAGCATCATGAGCCACCGCTCGGGCGAAACCGAGGATAACACCATTGCCGACCTGGCCGTGGCCCTGAACACCGGCCAGATCAAAACCGGCTCGGCCTCCCGCTCCGACCGCATGGCCAAGTATAACCAACTGCTGCGCATTGAGGAAGAGCTGGGCGAAGTGGCCTACTTCCCCGGCCGCAAGATGTAGGGCACAGAATAGTACAACCTTACGCGTAAAATTTTCAGGAGCCGGTCTGCCAACAGATCGGCTCCTTTGCTTTACCTTTGAAACCTATGTATTTGACTACGATGCTGGAGCGGGTGCCCGGTTTTCTGCGCAGCTTTTACTTTCTGGCCGGAGTAGCTTTCCTGGCCTGGATGTTCCTGTTCGATGCCAATGACCTGATCAAACAGTACGATGTGTATTCGAAATGGCGGGAGCTCAATACCGAAAAGGAGTATTATCTAAGTGAAATTGATAAAGTAAAGAAAGACCGCGCCGAGCTGCTCAGCAGCCCGGAGCTGCTCGAAAAGTTTGCCCGGGAAAAATACATTATGAAGCGCCCCGGCGAAGACGTATTCCTGCTTGTGCCCCAGGAAGAAGAATAACCTTGCCTTTTCCTTTTTGCCCGCCAGCCTGCCCCAGTGCGTGGTGCCGACTGGCCTGCTCCCTGCTTTTTACTTGCTGACTATATGACCAAACGCTACGCCTCAGCCCCGCTGTTTAAAGGGCTTCCTTTATTGCTTCTTCTGCTGGCCAGTGTGGTGCTAAGCTACTCGGCCACCGCGCAGTCCTATACCATTCCGGCCTCGGGCACCACCTCCATTACCACGTGCGAAGGCATGCTGTATGATAACGGTGGCGCCAACGGCAACTACACCACCTATGCCGACGGTACCATTACCATTTATCCGGCCACTGCGGGCAGCAAAATCAAGCTGGACTTTTCGGCCGTTTCAACTTACTACTACGATGTGCTGCGCATCTACGACGGGCCATCCACCTCGTCGCCGCTGATTGGTGAGTACACCAACTCGTATTCCTCCAACCCCGGCACGGTGTATGGTACCGGCTCCACCGGCGCAGTAACGGTGCGGTTTGCCACCAGCTACTACAACTACGCCGGCTTCGCCGCCAGCATCAGCTGCGTGACGACGGTGCCCAAGCCCGACCTGGCCGTTCAGGGCGCCTCCGTGCAGCCGCTGTCGGTAGTGGCCGGCAACAACGTGTACGTGACGTCCTCCATCTACAACCTCACGGGCACCACAGCTACCAGCAGCTCGGTGGGCTACTACCTGTCGAAAGACGCGAAGCTGGACGGCAGCGACATTCTGATTGGCAACAGCACGGGCAGCAACCTGGCCGTAGGCGCCTCCAGCTACCGCGAAGCCTCCGTGCAGATTCCGTCCATTACCAACACCGGCAACTACTACCTGCTGTTTGTGGGCGACTACCAGGATGCCGTGGCGGAAAGCAACGAGGATAACAACATTGCTACCGTATCCGTCAACGTTATTCCGGCGGCGGTGGACCTGGTGATGACGCAGGCCAATGTGACGCCAACTTCCACCGCGCCCGGCAATGCCATCAGCCTGACTTCCTACATCCAGAATACCGGCAACACCAACGCCAGCTCCAGCAGCGTGGGCTACTACCTGTCCACCGATACCAAGCTCGACAGCAAAGACCAACTGCTGACGTCTACGTTCGGCGGCACGCTCTACGCCAGCTACTCCAACTACGCCAACGCCTACACCAACATCCCATCCTCCGTGGTACCGGGCACTTACTACGTGCTGTTCGCAGCCGATTATCAGGATCTGGTAACCGAAACCAACGAGGACAACAACGTGACGGCCGTAGCCATTACCGTGGCCAAAGCCAGCATCGACCTGGTGCCTACCCAGTCGCAGCTGAGCGCCACGTCCGTCACGGCCGGCACCACCATCACCGGCACCACCTACATCTACAATCAGGGCAATACATCGGCCAGCAGCTCCAACGTGGGCTACTACCTGTCCACGGATACCAAGCTCGACAGCAAAGACGTGCTGCTGAACTCGGTGAACGGCTCGGCTCTGGCGGCCAATGCCAGTGACTACCGCGGCTCCTACCTTACCGTGCCGGCTACTGCCACGGCGGGCACCTACTACGTGCTGTTCGTGGCCGACTATAAAGACCAGGTAGCGGAATCCAACGAAAACAACAACGTCAGCAGCGTTACGCTGCAGGTAGTGGACCCCTACGTGGATTTGACGGTGCAGTCCACTGGGGTCAGCCCTTCGTCGGTAGCCAGCGGGAGCAGCGTTTCGGTTTCGGCCTACGTGTACAACCAGGGCAACTCTACCGCCAGCGCGTCGAGCCTGGGGTACTACCTTTCCAAGAACTCCACGCTCGATGGCAACGACGTGCTGCTGACGTCCAGCACTGTCAATAGCATCAGCGCAGGCTATTATGCCTACCCGTATGCGTCCGTGCAGATTCCGGCCGGTACCGAGGCAGGCACCTATTACATTCTGTTTGCGGCCGACTACCAGAATCAGGTAGCCGAAAGCAATGAGCAGAATAACGTCACAGCTTACACCATCTCAGTGATTACGCCGGGCATAGACCTGGCTATTTACTCGGCCTCCCTGTCGCGCTACTCGGTAGCAGCGGGCGGCAGCCTGAACACGACGTTCTCTGTGTACAATGGCGGCAATACGGCTACCGCGTCCAGCAATGCCCAGGTGTATCTGTCGAAGGATGCCACGCTCGACAGCAACGATGAGCTGCTGACCACATCTACCGGCGGCTACGTGTCGGCCTATGATTATTCATACCGCTCGTTCAGCAACACCATTCCTACGGATGCCACGCCGGGCGCCTACTACATTCTGGTGGTGGCCGATGCAACCAACCTGGTTTCGGAAACCAACGAGCAGAACAACGCCACGGCCATTGGCATTACCATAACGGAGCCGTTCAACGGTACTGTGGTGCCTACATCGGGCATGGCCAGCATTACCACCTGCGGCACCAAAATCTATGACAACGGCGGCACGGACAACTACACTTCCTACGCCAATGGCACGCTGACGATTTACCCGGCTACCAGCGGGGCCAAGGTGCAGCTCGACTTCACGCAGTTCACCCTGAACTACTACTCCTACCTGTACATCTACAACGGGCCGGACACGTCTTCTCCGCTGCTGGGCTCCTACACGTACTTCAACGCCTCGCCGGGTACGGTGAAGGCGACGGGCAGCACCGGGGCCATTACCATCGTTTTTGCCACCGACTACTACGTTTCCACCGGTTTTGAAGCTACCGTATCGTGTATTGGTGTGGCCGATAACCCAGACCTGACGTTATCGGGCGCTACGCTAAGTGGCAGCACCGTAGATGCCGGCAACTCCCTCACGTCGTCGGTGAAGGTTACTAACTCCGGCAAGGGCAGCGCCAGCGCCAGCACCGTAGGCTACTACCTTTCTACCGATACCAAGTTCAGCACCAGCGACGTGCCGCTGGCTACCACCACCGGTGGCACGCTGGCGGCCGACGCCAATGCTACCCGCAGCGCTACGCTCAGCATTCCTTCGGGCACGGCCGTAGGTAGCTACTACGTGCTGTTCGTAGCCGACCCCTCGGAAGCCTTGGCGGAATCCAACGAAACCAATAACCTGGCTTCCCTGGCGCTGAAGGTGACCAAGCCCCAGCCCAATCTGACGCTGGCATCGGCTACGCTGTCGGCCACGTCGGTTACCAATGGCGGGGCACTCACCAGCAGCGTCAGCATCAAAAATGCGGGCACGGCTAGTGCCACGGCCAGCACAGTGGGCTACTACCTGTCGAAAGACGCTACTTATGATGCCAGTGACGTGAGCCTGAGCCAGACTACCGGCAGCAGCCTGGCTGCGGGCAGCACCGCCACGCGCAACGGCTCGTTTACCGTTCCGGCTAGCACCACGGCCGGCAGCTACTACGTACTGTTCGTGGCCGATGCCGCGGCGGCTGTGGCGGAAAGCGACGAAACCGATAACGTAGCCAGCGTGGCTCTGACGGTGAAAGCCGCGCAGGCTGACCTGGCCCTGTCAGCGGCTACGCTGGGCAGCTCTTCCGTGCTGGCGGGCAATACCGTAACCAGCTCCATTACCGTCAAAAACCAGGGCCAGGCCTCGGCGGTCAGCAGCACCATCAGCTACTACCTGTCGTCGAACACCATCTGGGACGCGAATGACGCCCTGCTGAAAACCGTGACGGGCGCGGCGCTGAATGCCTCGGCATCCGACACGCGCACCACTACGCTCACGGTTCCGGCCGCTACTGCGGCGGGCAGCTACTACGTGCTGTTCGTGGCCGATGCGGCCGCGGCCATAGCCGAAAGCAGTGAAACGAACAACGTCGCCAGCGTAGCGCTGTCGGTAACCGTTCCGGCGATAGCCGACCTGACGCTGAGCGCGGCCGAACTGCAGACAACATCGGTACAGCAAGGCGCCTCAGTAACGGCCAGCGTGAAAATCAGCAACGGCGGCAACACGGCGGCTACAACCAGCACCGTAGGCTTCTACCTGTCAAAAAATATGACGCTGGATGCCACCGACGTGAGCCTGGGGCAGGCTACCGGCGGCAGCCTCGCGGCCAGTGCCACGGCTACGCGCACAGCTACGCTCACCATGCCGGCCGCTACGGTAGCAGGCGGCTACTACGTGCTGTTCGTAGCCGACCCACTCCAGCGCCGTGGCCGAGAGCAGCGAAACCAACAACCTGGCCAGCCTAGCCCTGACGGTAACTGACCCGGTAGCCACACTGATGCCCGACCTCACGTTTGTGGCTTCGTCGACCAGCCTCTCGGCCAGCAGCGGTAGCGCCGGGGCAGCCATAACGGTGAGCAGCACCATCAGCAATACCGGCACGGGCCCGGCCAGTAGCCAGCCCTACGCCGTTTACCTCTCGGCCGACCAGAGCTTCGATGCCGGCGACGTACAGCTGGGCAGCGCCACGGGCGCTACGCTGGCCAGCAGCCAGACGAGCCCCCTGCAGCTCAGCGCAACCATTCCGGCGGCTACGGCTTCGGGCAGCTACTACATTCTGGTGGTGCTGAACCCCGACAACTCCCTAACCGAAAGCAGCAACGACAACAACACGACCAGCCTGGCCTTCACGGTAACCGTAGCCACCGCCGGACAGCAGCAAACCGCAGGCCTCACCATTGGGGTGTACCCCAATCCGGCGCGTACGGGCTATTTCCTGGTTTCCCTGTCGGGGGCCAAAGCGGCTGCCGACGATGCCACACTCACGCTCTTCAACACCCTTGGGCAGCGAGTAGCACAACGCCAGGTGCCGGGCCGCACAGGAGTTAGCCGGTTTGACACACAGACGCTCAGCCAGGGAGTTTATCTGCTGCACATCACGGGTAATAATCTGCACGTTGTGCAGCGGATAGTGGTAGAATAAACTAAAAAACCTTCCGCTCGAATCGGCGGTACGTAGCTTAGGCAGACAGGCCGGCTAGGTACCGCCGATTTTTTGTGC belongs to Hymenobacter sp. J193 and includes:
- the eno gene encoding phosphopyruvate hydratase, whose translation is MSIITEIHARQIFDSRGNPTVEVDVTTENGTVGRAAVPSGASTGKHEAVELRDDDKSKYMGKGVLKAVENVNSKIAEELVGFSVYEQGWLDKIMLEMDGTPNKANLGANAILGVSLAAARAAAAEAGMPLYRYVGGVNATTLPVPMMNILNGGSHADNSIDFQEFMIMPVGAPTFSEALRWGTEIFHHLKDVLKKQGFSTNVGDEGGFAPNIKSNEDAIKIVIQAIEKAGYKPGDDVMIAMDAAVSEFYEDGHYHFKKSTGDKLTSSEMVSYWTDWTKKYPIISIEDGMDEDDWTGWKALTDSIGSTTQLVGDDLFVTNVNRLQRGIDEKIANAILIKVNQIGTLSETIDAINLGRRNGYKSIMSHRSGETEDNTIADLAVALNTGQIKTGSASRSDRMAKYNQLLRIEEELGEVAYFPGRKM
- a CDS encoding septum formation initiator family protein, which produces MYLTTMLERVPGFLRSFYFLAGVAFLAWMFLFDANDLIKQYDVYSKWRELNTEKEYYLSEIDKVKKDRAELLSSPELLEKFAREKYIMKRPGEDVFLLVPQEEE
- a CDS encoding CARDB domain-containing protein encodes the protein MTKRYASAPLFKGLPLLLLLLASVVLSYSATAQSYTIPASGTTSITTCEGMLYDNGGANGNYTTYADGTITIYPATAGSKIKLDFSAVSTYYYDVLRIYDGPSTSSPLIGEYTNSYSSNPGTVYGTGSTGAVTVRFATSYYNYAGFAASISCVTTVPKPDLAVQGASVQPLSVVAGNNVYVTSSIYNLTGTTATSSSVGYYLSKDAKLDGSDILIGNSTGSNLAVGASSYREASVQIPSITNTGNYYLLFVGDYQDAVAESNEDNNIATVSVNVIPAAVDLVMTQANVTPTSTAPGNAISLTSYIQNTGNTNASSSSVGYYLSTDTKLDSKDQLLTSTFGGTLYASYSNYANAYTNIPSSVVPGTYYVLFAADYQDLVTETNEDNNVTAVAITVAKASIDLVPTQSQLSATSVTAGTTITGTTYIYNQGNTSASSSNVGYYLSTDTKLDSKDVLLNSVNGSALAANASDYRGSYLTVPATATAGTYYVLFVADYKDQVAESNENNNVSSVTLQVVDPYVDLTVQSTGVSPSSVASGSSVSVSAYVYNQGNSTASASSLGYYLSKNSTLDGNDVLLTSSTVNSISAGYYAYPYASVQIPAGTEAGTYYILFAADYQNQVAESNEQNNVTAYTISVITPGIDLAIYSASLSRYSVAAGGSLNTTFSVYNGGNTATASSNAQVYLSKDATLDSNDELLTTSTGGYVSAYDYSYRSFSNTIPTDATPGAYYILVVADATNLVSETNEQNNATAIGITITEPFNGTVVPTSGMASITTCGTKIYDNGGTDNYTSYANGTLTIYPATSGAKVQLDFTQFTLNYYSYLYIYNGPDTSSPLLGSYTYFNASPGTVKATGSTGAITIVFATDYYVSTGFEATVSCIGVADNPDLTLSGATLSGSTVDAGNSLTSSVKVTNSGKGSASASTVGYYLSTDTKFSTSDVPLATTTGGTLAADANATRSATLSIPSGTAVGSYYVLFVADPSEALAESNETNNLASLALKVTKPQPNLTLASATLSATSVTNGGALTSSVSIKNAGTASATASTVGYYLSKDATYDASDVSLSQTTGSSLAAGSTATRNGSFTVPASTTAGSYYVLFVADAAAAVAESDETDNVASVALTVKAAQADLALSAATLGSSSVLAGNTVTSSITVKNQGQASAVSSTISYYLSSNTIWDANDALLKTVTGAALNASASDTRTTTLTVPAATAAGSYYVLFVADAAAAIAESSETNNVASVALSVTVPAIADLTLSAAELQTTSVQQGASVTASVKISNGGNTAATTSTVGFYLSKNMTLDATDVSLGQATGGSLAASATATRTATLTMPAATVAGGYYVLFVADPLQRRGREQRNQQPGQPSPDGN
- a CDS encoding T9SS type A sorting domain-containing protein encodes the protein MAESSETNNLASLALTVTDPVATLMPDLTFVASSTSLSASSGSAGAAITVSSTISNTGTGPASSQPYAVYLSADQSFDAGDVQLGSATGATLASSQTSPLQLSATIPAATASGSYYILVVLNPDNSLTESSNDNNTTSLAFTVTVATAGQQQTAGLTIGVYPNPARTGYFLVSLSGAKAAADDATLTLFNTLGQRVAQRQVPGRTGVSRFDTQTLSQGVYLLHITGNNLHVVQRIVVE